The window ATTCGGAATTAAaaaactgaaaccgaaactgaaaccgaaTTAAAAgcatacaaaataaattgttggCAAATGACTCATGTATTTTAAAGGCTCTTTTCGGTCGTACTATTGCTGTTATTGTTTCAATATTGTGGTATGATGAtacaagttttatttttttttggcaattatAGTTACCCCTGGTCCTCCTCGGTTCGAAAAAAAAACCCGTTTGAGTGCCTGTAACTAAAGACAAGGGTCCCCAACTCATCACCATCCATATAAAAGACGCACTTGAGCTGATCGAATTAAACAGTTGCACTGCAAGCAGCCAAACCACAGCATCATCTCATCATCCACTGAACTTCAAACCACCAGCAAGATGTACAAATATGTAAGTTTTGCGCAATGCCCACTCATCCTCTGATTACTGGACATATCAACCTCCAATTCCAGCTGTTCTGCCTGGCTCTCATCGGCTGCGCCTGCGCCGACAACATCAACAAAGATGCCCAGATCCGCAGCTTCCAGAACGATGCTTCCGATGCCGAGGGAAACTACCAGTTCGCCTATGAGACCAGCAACGGTATCCAGTTCCAGGAGGCGGGCAATGCCAATGGTGTCCGGGGCGCTCTCAGCTATGTTTCGCCCGAGGGCGAGCCGATCTCGCTGACCTAC of the Drosophila ananassae strain 14024-0371.13 chromosome 2R, ASM1763931v2, whole genome shotgun sequence genome contains:
- the LOC6506835 gene encoding pupal cuticle protein Edg-78E, which produces MYKYLFCLALIGCACADNINKDAQIRSFQNDASDAEGNYQFAYETSNGIQFQEAGNANGVRGALSYVSPEGEPISLTYTADEEGYHPVGDHLPTPPPVPAYVLRALEYIRTHPPSQKDQQ